ATCTCGACGCGCTGGCAGTTCGCCGACTGGCGGGGGTTCTTCTCGTGGAAGAGCTCGACGTCGATGCGGGACAGCTTGCCGTCGAACCGCTCGAGTTGGCCGACCTTGTCCTCGACGTGCTGTCGGAAGTGCTCGGGGACCTCGACGTTTCGGCCACGGACCACGATCTCCATCAGACCTCCCGGTCGTCGACGGGTGTGACCAACAGCACGCTAGTCGCAGTCCGATGAGCCCGACAGTCGACCGTGTGATCACCGAGAGTGATCGGCACGCGCGCCTGCGACGGGCCAGGTGGGACCGGGGAGACGGCGACCGGGACCTCCTCGGGGCGTGGCAGCGACCACCGCGGCGAGGACCGGCGGGTGACCGTCCGGGCCCGTCCCCGCCAGCGCGGCCGCCGCCTCCGACAGCGTCGCGCCACTGGTGAGCACGTCGTCGACGAGCACCAGCAGCGCGCCCGGCGGTGCCGCGACCCCACGCCGCCGGACGAACGTGCCGGCCAGGTTGGCCCGGCGCTCGGCCACCGAGAGCCCGGTTGAATCGCGCACCCGGCCGGTGCGGGCCAGCAGCGGGGCCGGTCGTGCCGCGACCCCGGCGGCGCCCAGTTCGGCGACGGCGACCGTGACCAGCTCGCGCACGTGGTCGCGGCCGCGGGCCCGCAGCGACGCCCGGCTCGGCGGCACCGGGACCAGCAGCACCGGCCG
This region of Geodermatophilus bullaregiensis genomic DNA includes:
- a CDS encoding ComF family protein, with the translated sequence MGAGQPRVRALGPGLGGALADLVLPRTCAGCGVPGSVFCRRCAGSLGSPRVATPRRVPRGLPPTVAAGAYAGPVRAAVIAFKERGRAELAGPLGAALALAVAAGAAVVPARPVLLVPVPPSRASLRARGRDHVRELVTVAVAELGAAGVAARPAPLLARTGRVRDSTGLSVAERRANLAGTFVRRRGVAAPPGALLVLVDDVLTSGATLSEAAAALAGTGPDGHPPVLAAVVAATPRGGPGRRLPGPTWPVAGARADHSR